The DNA region TGCGCCAGCCATTGCGAGCGCAACCGACGAGGAGATACCCGATGAAGACCATCAAGACACTCAGCGCTGCAGCTCTGGTTTCCGCAGCCGCATTCACGGCAACGCAGGCGCATGTCACCTTTCTTGATCCCGAAGCCCCACAGGAAAAGACGATCCTCGCAACACTGCAGCTACCGCATGGCTGCGACGGCAAGCCGACCAACGAAGTGCAGGTGAGGCTGCCGGAGGGCTTCGTCTTTGCCAAGCCGCAGCCGAAGGCCGGCTGGGAGTTGGAGGTGATCAAGGGCGACTATCAGAAGACCTACGACAATCACGGCTCCAATGTGAAATCCGGCGCGATCGAGATCCGCTGGAAAGGCGGCAATCTCTCCGACGACTTCTACGACACCTTCGTGATCCAGGGTAAGGTCTCGGGCGTGGAAGCAGGAACGTCGCTGGCCTTTCCCGTGAAGCAGCTTTGCGGCGATGCAGTCGAGGCATGGGACCAGGTCGCAACCGGCGGCGGCGATCACCATAAGCTCAAGAGCCCGGCGCCGGTGCTGACGGTCGTTGCCGGCGGCGGCAACGGTCACGACCATGGCGACATGGCCGGGATGGACATGAATGCCGCAGCAGCTGAAACCGCAACGCTCGGCGATCTCGAAGTCTCCGGCGCCTTTGCGAAAGCAATGCTGCCTGGCCAGCCGGTCGGTGGCGGTTTTCTTACCATCAAGAATAACGGCAAGACCGACGACAAGCTCGTCGCCGTTTCCTCGCCGGCTGCGGGCGAAGTTCAGATGCATGAAATGGGGATGCAGGACAACGTGATGAAGATGCGAGAGCTGAAGGATGGGATTGCCGTGCCGGCAGGCGGGACGGTGAAGCTAGCGCCTGGCGGCCTGCATCTGATGTTCCAGAAAGTGAAAGCGCCTTTCAAGCAGGGTGAGAGCGTGCCGGCGACGCTAACCTTTGAGAAGGCGGGCAAGATCAATGTGACCTTGAAGGTCCTCTCGGCACAAGGCAAATAATTTGGCAATAGGCTCGCGGCGGTCGTCGCGGGCCTTTTACTTTCCAGAGGTGGGAAGTTCAAAAATCCTCGTAGGATTTCAATGCCTGCTGCAATCCTGCCTGCGGCTGCTTGTTGCCTTTGGTCATCAGGTCGAGCGCCACTTCGGTAGACTGGATGATGCTTGCCGTTTCGTTCAGCTCCTGGCCGCTTCGACCCTTTAGCTGACGATCGGCGATCCGGCGCGCATCCTTTGCCACCATGCTCGCCGGGACGCGGGGAGCAATCCTCAGCGTTTCGAAAGCGGTGGCGGCCGTGCTCGCGGATATGGTAACGACCTGTGTCATAAGACGCTTGGTACAGGCCGCCGGTTTGTAACCGGCTAAGGAAATCATTCGTGTTTTACTGAATGGTAAGATTTTTAGCCATCCGATTGGAATTCGTCAGGTAGGCCAAACTATGATCCAAGCTCTTCTTGTCGGCGCCGGTGGCGCTATTGGTTCGCTTCTGAGATATTACGTAGGCCAATGGTCGCTGCGGCTCATGGGGCCGAGCTTCCCTTGGGGCACGCTGATCGTCAATGTCGTTGGCTGTTTCGCCATTGGCGTTTTTGCCGAAATGATCGCACGCCGGTTCAACGCCTCCGTGGAGATGCGCCTTCTGCTCATCACCGGTTTCCTCGGCGGCTTTACGACCTTTTCCGCTTTTTCACTGGATGCGATCTCCCTCTTCGAGCGGGGCGAGACAGTGGCCGGCGGGCTTTATGTCGCCGCAAGCGTCGGGCTTTCGATGGCCTCTGTCATGGTCGGCCTCGCCGTCGTGCGCGCTTTGATCTGAAAGGCAGTTTCCGCGCAGAGAAAAATGCTCTAAAGCCACCGGCAACAGCCGCGCGTGGCGCGCTCACGATTTTCCGAAAGAACAAGAATGGCCGGAATAGAACATATCAAGGTGGAAGCCGATGAGGCGGGCATGCGGCTCGATCGGTGGTTCAAGGTCCACTATCCGGGCCTCGGCTTCGGTCCTCTGCAGAAGCTGTTGCGCTCGGGCCAGGTCCGTGTCGACGGTGGACGCGTGAAGACCGATGCGCGCGTGCAGCCGGGCCAAACGGTTCGCGTACCGCCGCTCGATGTCGATGCGAAGGTCAAGAGCGGTCCGATCGCCGGGAAGGACTTGAAGCATTCCAGCGACTACGAACTTCTTCAGCGAATGGTGCTGCACGAGGACGACAAGGTGATCGTGCTCAACAAGCCTGCCGGACTTGCCGTGCAGGGCGGTTCCGGCCTGACCCGGCATATCGACCAGATGCTGGATGCCTGGACAAGCCCCAAGGGCGAGAAGCCGCGGCTCGTGCACCGGCTGGACCGCGATACGTCGGGCGTGCTCGTTATCGCCCGCACCCGTGGTGCGGCGCAGAAGTTGACGGCTGCCTTTCGCGAGCGCGACACCAAGAAGACATATTGGTCGCTGGTGAGGGGCGTGCCGCGCAAGCACGAAGACAAAATCTCCACCTGGCTCGTCAAGGAAGCGACCGCCGACGGCGACCGCATGCGCATTGCCAAGCATGGCGAGGAGGGTGCGGATCACGCCGTATCCTACTACCGTGTGATTGAGACTGCTGCGCAGAACCTAGCCTGGCTCGAGATGGAGCCATACACCGGCCGGACCCATCAGCTGCGCGTTCATGCGCTGCATATCGGTCATCCAATCATCGGCGATCCGAAGTACTTCATCGACGATCCCAACTGGGATTTTCCCGGCGGTATCCAGAAGCGGCTGCACCTGCATGCCCGTCATATCGATATTCCGCACCCCTCCGGGGGACGTCTGCGCATCACTGCTCCGCTGCCACCGCATATGGTGCAGACGTGGAACCTTCTCGGCCTTGATCTTGCCGGCGCGGAGAGGGATGACGAATGAAGCTTATTCTCTTCGATTGCGACGGTACGTTGGTCGATAGTGCCGCCCTGATCCATGAGGTGATGGCTAGAACTTTCGTTCAATTCGGTCATCGGCGGCCGGATGTTTCCAGCACCAAATCGATCATCGGCCTGACGCTCGATATCGCGATTGCCCGCATGCAGGGCAAACCGCATGTCGATGACGAGGCGATCGCGATGACGGCGCACTACAAGTCGATCTACATGGACGTCAGGCAAGAGGCAGGCATGGATGTGCCGCTTTTCGCCGGCATAAAACCAATGATCGACACATTGGTCGCACGGGATGACATCCTGATCGGCGCCGTTACCGGAAAGTCGCGCCGCGGGCTCGTCAATGTCCTTGAGACACACGGGTTGACGCCGCATTTCATAGTCTCGCGCACGGCTGACGATTGCCCGTCCAAGCCGCATCCGGCGATGGTGAGGGAATGCTGCGACGAAGCGGGCATGAATGCTGCTGATGCCATTGTCATCGGCGATGCGATCTACGATATGCAGATGGCAAAGGCTGCAGGTGCAAGGGCAATTGGTGTATCCTGGGGTTATGCCAGCGTTGACGACCTGATCGCGGCCGGCGCCGATACCATCGCCCACCATCCGAACGACGTGCTTGATCATTTTTGAGGTGACGCCATGCGCGACCTGCTAAACGACCATTCAGAAGGTCTGAGCCATCCCGACCCGATCCGCCGCGCGCAGATCCAGATGAAGAAGCCGCTGCCGAAGCGCTTTTACAAAAATGTGTCGGTGGCCGAGCGGGACGAAGGCTTCGCGATCGAGCTCGATGGCAAGGTCGTGCGCACGCCCGCCAAACAGGTTCTGGCAGTGCCGGGACGGGCTGTGGCTGACCTCGTTGCCGCCGAGTGGGATGCACAGGCGGAAATCATCGACCCGGCAACCATGCCCGTGACGCGTCTCGTCAATACCGCGCTCGATGGCGTCGCGACCGACACGCAGGCCGTCTTCGAAGACATCCTGCGGTTTTCCTCGAGCGATCTTCTTTGCTATCGCGCCGAGGGACCAGAACTCTTGGTGCAGCGCCAGACCGCGCGGTGGGATCCGGTTCTCGATTGGGTGGCGAATGATCTCGGCGCGCGCTTCATCCTGATCGAAGGCGTGATGCATCATGAGCAGCCGCGCGAAGCGGTCGCAGCCTTCGGCGTCACTTTGCGGAGACACGACAGTGCGCTGGCACTTGCCTCTCTTCACACCATAACGACGCTAACCGGGTCGGCCCTTCTGGCGCTTGCGTTCGCCGAACGTCATCTAACCATGGACGAGGTTTGGTCGCTTGCTCATCTCGACGAGGACTGGACGATCGAGCATTGGGGCAGCGACGAGGAGGCTGAACTGCGCCGTGCCAAACGCTTTGAGGAGTTCAAGGCCGCGGCGGAGGTTTTTTTGGCGCTAAAGGCCTGAAACATATTGCTTTGACAGCCATTATGACGAACTCTGCGACTCCGAGCGGGAGAGGTGCGGATTTCAGTATGAATTGGTTCAGGTCGCTTTTTTGTCAGCTGGCGCTGGTCTCCACCCTGCTGACATCCTGCATGGGCCTGACCTCCGATGAGCCCGCCGCTCCCACCTACGATGTCCGCAGTGCCGTCGTTCTCGGCGGCCCAAATACGCCGCCTGAGCTGCTTTCGGGAATCGGCGACCGGATCAATGCCGCCATCAATGCAACGGTTCGCACCGAGGTCTATCCGCGCGTCGTGCTGACGATTCGCATCGCTTCCCTTCAGAAGGCCACTGGCTTCGACAAGAAGCGGAATATCGCCAAGATTAATATCGATGCGGCTTCCGTCGACGATGGTTCGGTCATCGCCGTCAGTTCGTTGGTGGTGACCAGCACTGCCAACGAACAGGCCATGGCGGACCAGATCCTGGCGGAAGATATCGCCGCGCGCATCCGTTCGGCCTTCAAGCTCAACGCCGGCCGCGGCTGAGAAATCATGCCGCGACCACGCGGCGAAGGGAGATTTCATGAAGGAAGTTCTCGATGAGCTGGAGCGCCGCCGCGAGATCGCCCGGCAGGGCGGCGGCCATACGCGTATCGAAGCGCAGCACAAGCGCGGCAAGCTGACGGCGCGGGAACGGATCGACCTCTTCCTCGATGAAGGTTCCTTTGAGGAGTTCGACATGTTCGTGGAGCATCGCTCGACGGATTTCGGCATGGACAAGTCCCGTATCGCCGGCGACGGCGTCGTCACGGGTTGGGGAACGGTGAACGGTCGGACTGTCTTCGTCTTCGCCAAGGACTTCACGGTGTTCGGCGGCTCGCTTTCGGAGGCGCATGCAGAGAAGATCATGAAGGTGCAGGATATGGCGCTGAAGAATCGCGCGCCGATCGTCGGCATCTACGATGCCGGCGGCGCACGCATCCAGGAAGGGGTTGCTGCGCTCGGCGGCTATGCCGAGGTCTTCCAGCGCAATGTGCTCGCCTCCGGTGTCATTCCGCAGATTTCGGTGATCATGGGTCCATGTGCCGGCGGCGACGTGTATTCGCCTGCGATGACCGATTTCATCTTCATGGTGCGCGACACGTCTTACATGTTCGTCACGGGTCCGGATGTGGTGAAGACCGTCACCAACGAAACGGTGACCTCCGAGGAACTCGGCGGCGCCTTTGTTCACACGACGCGCTCCTCGATCGCCGACGGCGCCTATGACAACGATGTCGATACATTGCTGCAGGTCCGCCGCCTCATCGATTTCCTGCCGCTTTCCAATACCTCGCCGGTGCCGGAGATCGAATGCTACCAGTCGGTGACGGATGGGGATAAATCGCTGGACACACTGATCCCGGCCAATACCAACAAGCCGTATGACATCAAGGAACTGATCCACAAGGTTGCGGACGAAGGCGACTTCTTCGAGATCCAGGCAAGCTTCGCCAAGAACATCGTCTGCGGTTTCGGCCGCATCGAAGGCTCGACGGTCGGCTTTGTGGCGAACCAGCCGATGGTTCTTGCCGGCGTGCTTGACAGCGACGCATCACGCAAGGCTGCGCGTTTCGTGCGCTTCTGCGATTGCTTCAATATTCCGATCGTCACCTTCGTCGATGTTCCGGGCTTTCTGCCGGGCACGGCGCAGGAATATGGCGGGCTTATCAAGCATGGGGCAAAGCTGCTTTTTGCTTATGCAGAGGCGACCGTGCCGAAGCTGACGGTCATCACCCGCAAGGCGTTCGGCGGGGCTTACGACGTGATGGCCTCCAAGCATCTGCGCGGCGATCTCAACTATGCCTGGCCGACGGCGCAGATCGCCGTGATGGGTGCGAAAGGGGCAGTCGAGATCATCTTCCGCAAGGATATCGCCGATCCGGAAAAGATCGCGGCACACACAAAGATGTACGAAGACCGCTTCCTATCACCCTTCGTCGCGGCCGAGCGCGGCTATATCGATGAGGTGATCATGCCGCATTCGACGCGCCGCCGCCTGGCGCGCGGTCTGAAGATGCTGCGCAACAAGGATCTCTCGAACCCCTGGAAGAAGCACGACAATATTCCACTCTGAGGCGCAGGAATGGTGAAAAACAAGCGAAATCAACAGGAAGTGATCGGTTGTCAGCGATCCGTGTATTCATTCCAATCGTTCAGGACATTAACGCTCCACTGTCTTATCTCAAAGGAGAGTCTTAATGTCCGCTTCCGAACGCCTCAGCGCCTATCAACCCTATGCGCTGGCTGCTCTTAGGATCATCACCGCGCTTCTCTTCATCGAGCACGGCACGATGAAGCTGTTTGAATTCCCGATTCCGCAAGGAGAGGGCGGCCCACTTCCGCCGCTCATGCTCGTGGCGGCACTTCTTGAATTCGTCGGCGGCCTGGCCATTCTGGTCGGTTTCCTGACGCGTCCGGTCGCGCTCATCCTGAGCGGCGAGATGGCGGTTGCCTATTTCATGGCGCATGCACCGCTGGGTTTCTACCCGTCCGTCAACCAGGGCGAATCGGCGATCCTATATTGCTTCGTCTTCCTGTTCCTGGTTTTCGCCGGTGCCGGCACATTTTCGGTCGACAAGCGCAACGCCTGAGAAAAATGCCGCGGGTTCGTCCCGCGGCATCCATTGTCATGCAGTGAATTTCAGCCCGGCAATGCCGGCCACGATAAGCGCGATGCAGCCGAGGCGGCTTGCTGTGACGGGGTCGCTGAGCAGCCAGATACCGAGCAGCACTGTTCCGACGGTGCCAATGCCGGTCCAGACCGCATAGGCGGTGCCGATCGGCAGCGATTTGACCGCCAGACCGAGCAGCACGATGCTGATCACCATGGAAATGACTGTCAGAACGGTCGGCATGGGTCGGGTGAAGCCATCGGTATATTTCAGACCGATTGCCCAACCGCATTCGAAAAGACCTGCAAGGAACAGCAGGAACCAGGCCATCTTACTCTCCTTTTTCAAGAGCGAGGCCGTCCCCGCGACTTTCGCGTCCGAGAGGATCGGGCGCCGCAGTCGTCTGCGTTGACCTTCATATGCGCGGTTCGGCGGCCGGTTTCAAGGCCGGAATTGGCATGGCTGCCATGCCAACCGCCTCCTGCGTCGTCATCCTAGCCGCTCGGCGTGCCACTTCAGGTGACCATCCATGAAGGTGGAGATGAAATAGTAAGAGTGGTCGTAGCGCTGATGCAGCCGGAGCGTGAGCTTGATATCCGTGCCCTTGACCGCCTCTTCGAAAAGCCACGGCCTCAGGCCGTTTTCTAGGAAGCCGTCCGCCTCACCCTGATCGATGAGAAATTCCGGGAACCGTGCACCGTCGCTTACCAAGGCAACTGCGTCGTACTTGCGCCAGGCCGCGCGATCCGACCCAAGATATTTTTCAAACGCCGGTGCCGACCAATCGGCAGTCGACGGCTCGACGATCGGCGCGAAGGCCGAGCAGCTCTTGAAGCGGTCCGGGTTCCTCAACGCGATCGTCAGCGCGCCGTGACCGCCCATAGAATGGCCAAAGATGCCCTGGCGGCTCATATCCGCGCGGAACTGCTTGCCGATCAGTGCAGGGAGCTCTTCGGTGATATAAGTATACATCTGGTAATTCTCGGCCCATGGCTCTTCGGTGGCGTCGAGATAGAAGCCAGCACCTTTGCCCATCTGCCAGTTTGTCAACTCATCCGGCACGTCGTTTCCGCGCGGGCTCGTGTCCGGGCAGACGATGATGAGGCCGAGTTCGGCCGCCATGCGGCGGTACTCGCCCTTCTCCATGACATTGGCATGGGTGCAGGTGAGGCCGGAAAGATACCAGAGAACCGGGCAGGGCTCCGTGATGGCCTTCGGCGGCACAAAGACCGCGAAGGTCATCTCGCATTTGCAGGCTTCGGATCCATCCGAGAACACGCCCTGCATGCCGCCGAAGGCAGTCGCCTGGGAAATGATGTTCATTTTTGATCTCCCGTTCCTGGGGTTGCCGCCTTGGCGCGACGGCAGAGCCGGTCGAAGGTTTCGAGGAACCGCGAGCGGTCCTTCGGGCTGAAGGCGGCATTGTAACCCTTGCTTTCGCCGGTCTCCCGGAGGTGCGCGCCGAGATCGCGCATGGCGCTCGCCATGCCGATGTTCGTATCGTCGAAAACGCGCCCGGTAGGACCGCTGACCAAGGCGCCCGTCGCGACGCAACGCACGGCAAGCGGCACGTCTGCGGTTACCACGACGTCGCCTGCGCCGGCATGTTCGGCGATCCAGTTGTCGGCGGCATCAAAGGCGCTAGAGACGATAACGTTGTGGATCGTCGGTTCACGTGAGGGCCGGAGCCCTGAATTGGCAACGAAGGTCACTTCGAGGCCGTGGCGTTCGGCAACCTTCAGGATTTCCGACTTCACGGGGCAGGCGTCGGCATCGACGTAGATCATGACGCAGTTCCTCCTGGCTGCAAAGGTCGGATCATGTCGATGTGAGGAATACCGTCTTCCAGATATTCCTCTGACGTCGCCGCAAATCCGAAGGACTCATAGAAGCGGCGAAGGTGGCCTTGAGCGGAAAGCGCGATCGGATTGGCCGGGAGCAGCCGCTCACAGGCAAGGACAGCTTCCTTCACTAGCGCTTCGCCGAGTCGTTTGCCCCGATGAGACGGCGAAACGACGACGCGGCCGATCTGTGTCGCATCCTCCGGACGATGTGGTTTCAGGATGCGCGCTGATGCCAGCAACTGTGCACCGTCCATCAATCTTAAGTGCAGCGCTTCAGCATCCTTGCCATCCAGCTCAGGGTAAGGGCAATTCTGCTCGACGACGAAAACGTCGACGCGCATCTTCAGGAGGTCGTAAAGCTCGTGCGCGGAAAGCTCGTTCATGCCGCGCACGTCGACTCTATAGTTCGCCGCGGGTATCAATATAGCACAACACTCCTGATGCTTTCGCCGGAATGCATGAGCTCAAAGCCCTTGTTGATGTCTTCGAGCGGCATTGTATGGGTGATCATCGGATCGATCTGGATTTTGCCTTCCATGTACCAGTCGACGATCTTCGGCACGTCGGTGCGGCCGCGCGCACCGCCGAAGGCGGTGCCCATCCAGCTGCGGCCGGTAACCAGCTGGAAGGGACGCGTCGAAATCTCCTGGCCGGCGCCGGCAACCCCGATGACCACCGACTTGCCCCAGCCGCGATGGCTGGCTTCCAGCGCCTGGCGCATCACCTTGGTGTTGCCGGTGCAGTCGAAGGTGTAGTCGGCGCCGCCGATCTGGTCGGCGCCGCGCTTTGTCATGTTGATGAGATAGGGCACGATATCGTCGCCGACCTCCTTCGGATTGACGAAATGCGTCATGCCGAAGCGCTCGCCCCATTCCTTCTTGCCGTTGTTCAAATCGACGCCGATGATCATGTCGGCACCGGCGAGCTTCAGCCCCTGGATGACGTTGAGGCCGATGCCGCCGAGACCGAAGACGATGGCCGTTGCACCGATCTCCACCTTGGCGGTGTTGATGACGGCGCCGATGCCGGTGGTCACGCCGCAGCCGATGTAGCAGATCTTGTCAAAGGGGGCGTTAGGATTGACCTTGGCGAGCGCGATCTCCGGCAGCACCGTGTAATTGGCAAAGGTCGAGCAGCCCATGTAGTGATGGATCTTGTCCTTGCCGATCGAAAAGCGCGAGGTGCCGTCCGGCATCAGGCCCTGGCCCTGGGTGGAACGGATCGCGGTGCAGAGATTGGTCTTGCGCGACAGGCAGGACGGGCATTCACGGCATTCCGGTGTATAGAGCGGGATGACGTGGTCACCCTTCTTGACCGAAGTGACGCCCGGGCCGACATCGACGACGATGCCGGCGCCCTCGTGGCCGAGGATTGCCGGAAAGAGACCTTCCGGATCGGCGCCCGACAGGGTGAAATCATCGGTATGGCAGATGCCCGTCGCCTTGACCTCGACCAGCACCTCGCCGGCCTTCGGCCCTTCAAGCTGCACGGTCATAATTTCCAGTGGTTTTCCAGCCTGAACGGCTACGGCGGCGCGAACGTCCATCGTCTGATCTCCTCGTGATTTTCCGGACGAACCTTGGCATGCCGGGCGCGAGCGGCTCAAGCGAAAAAGGCAAGGCGGCGATAACATTATTGCAAAATCAGCTGCTTGCGGCAGCAAGTTTGCTCAAAGCGTCAAAAGAGCTTTTCCGCGGAAAGGACAACGGCATAACCATGTATGGCGATCGCGGCGTAAAGCCCGAAGGCGACGAGCATGCGTTCGCCGGCCCTCATCTCCTCAAGCTTGTGGCGCGGCTTGAGGGAGCCCGCGCCGATCATGCTGAGCAGGATGAAGACCGCGAGGGCAGCCGCCAGGACACCGCTGGAAACGCCGATCTCCCAGCCGATACCTAGAACACAGGCCGTTGCGGCAAAGCTCGCTCCGATCAGCGAGCGGCGCGTCCTGAAGATTTGCCGCAGGACCTGACCACCGTCGAACCTTTGCATCGGCAGAAGATTGAGCAGGTTGAAGGCGCCGAGGATAAGCAGGAAGATCAATAGCGGACCGCGGAATTGCTCCGGCAGCAGGCCATGTGCCGCAAGGTTATCCCCGGCAATCAGGATCGGGACGAAAAAGGCCGAGATGCCAGGCCCCATCAGCGCACAGGTGGCAACCTCGAAATGGCTTCTGTACGGTCTGCCGCCAATTGCAATACCGCCGAGGAACGGCACGAAAATCATGCGTACGGATTCGTGCCCGAACGTCCGGTAGGCGGCAAGATGTCCGAGTTCGTGCAGGGCGATGACGAGCGTGAGAAAGGTCGAGATCATCAGGCCCCCGACCGTCAGACCAAAGAACGGCCAAAGCAGCAGCGTCGATAGAAGCGCCAGGCAGCATTGAACGGCAGGATGTTCGAAATGGCCCTGAGGGACGGACTCTCCGGTCGCCAGCCACCCCTCCAGGGCACGCAGCTCGCGGCGCAGGACGAAGTACCGGAAGAGAAGGAACGCGAGGCCGCGATAACGATCCGTCTGCGAAATTTCGATCTCGGCGCCGTCCGGCGCACGGCGGACGATTCTGCTTTCGCTGAAGTCCTGCCAGAACGTCGCATCGAGCGTACTGTCGTCAGTTACCCGCGCGCGAAAGCCGCGGCCGCCGGCGGTGGGCAACGGCTCCAAAGCGAGCAAGCGGCGCAAAGGCTCGCCGTTGCGGTCCAGATGGCTGTAAAACTGTTCGACGATACCCTTACGGTTTCCAAGCGGCTTGCTGCTGATAACGGAATGGTGCCAGTCGGCGTCGCTGCCGGCGGGATTGATCGCTTTCCACAGCTCTTCCGGCGAACGCCGGAATGCGCGCTTCAAACGAATGGTGCGCAGGCCGAGCGGTATGCGTATGAGCAGCCAGAGAAGGCCAAGATTGATGAAAAGCAGCAGGGCGGCAGATTGTAGTGCCGTCATTCGTTACTCCGGCCCCAGCCACAGGACGAGAACGCTACATCTTAAACTGCAAGACCTTAACAAAAGCGAAGCCGCATTCACCGCGGCGCGGATGGGCTTGTGCCAATCCGGATCAGGCGAATTCCAGGATAACGGCATCGACGGCGAGACTCTCGCCGGGTTTCGCATTGATCTTGCCGACGACCAGATCGCGTTCGGCGCGCAGCACGTTTTCCATCTTCATGGCTTCGACCACGGCAAGTGTCTCGCCGGCCTTTACTTCCTGCCCTTCCGCGACGGCGATCGAGATCACCAGTCCCGGCATGGGGCAAAGCAGCAGCTTCGATGTATCCGGTGGCAGCTTGACGGGCATCAGGCGGTCGAGTTCGGCGTGGCGCGGCGTGAAAACGCCTGCGCGGACGGCGAGACCCTGCCAGTCGATCAGCATGCCATTGAGAACGGGCCGCACCTGTGCCGTCACAGCCTGCCCGCTGACTGCCCCGTTCCAGACCGGATCGCCGGGTCTCCAATCGGTGATAACATGCAGCGTTTCTCCCACTGCTTCCATCTCCATGTCGAACGGGATGGTCACGAGTCCGTCGATCAGCCTTACCGGCACGTAGCTTCCGCCGATCTTCACAACCCATTCCTGGCGGAGATCGCCGTCCGACGCGCGCAGACGGTCGACATGGCGTTCGCGCCGGTTTGCTTCGATCAACGATGCCGAGAGAGCCACGGCAGCCAGCATCGTTTCCTCCCGCTGATCCGGCACCATCGGCGCAAAGCCGTCCGGATATTCCTCGGCAATGAAGCCCGTCGAAAGCCGGCCTTCGCGCCAGCGCGGATGCGTCATCAATGCCGCAAGAAACGGCAGATTATG from Rhizobium sullae includes:
- a CDS encoding copper chaperone PCu(A)C, which translates into the protein MKTIKTLSAAALVSAAAFTATQAHVTFLDPEAPQEKTILATLQLPHGCDGKPTNEVQVRLPEGFVFAKPQPKAGWELEVIKGDYQKTYDNHGSNVKSGAIEIRWKGGNLSDDFYDTFVIQGKVSGVEAGTSLAFPVKQLCGDAVEAWDQVATGGGDHHKLKSPAPVLTVVAGGGNGHDHGDMAGMDMNAAAAETATLGDLEVSGAFAKAMLPGQPVGGGFLTIKNNGKTDDKLVAVSSPAAGEVQMHEMGMQDNVMKMRELKDGIAVPAGGTVKLAPGGLHLMFQKVKAPFKQGESVPATLTFEKAGKINVTLKVLSAQGK
- the crcB gene encoding fluoride efflux transporter CrcB → MIQALLVGAGGAIGSLLRYYVGQWSLRLMGPSFPWGTLIVNVVGCFAIGVFAEMIARRFNASVEMRLLLITGFLGGFTTFSAFSLDAISLFERGETVAGGLYVAASVGLSMASVMVGLAVVRALI
- a CDS encoding RluA family pseudouridine synthase; protein product: MAGIEHIKVEADEAGMRLDRWFKVHYPGLGFGPLQKLLRSGQVRVDGGRVKTDARVQPGQTVRVPPLDVDAKVKSGPIAGKDLKHSSDYELLQRMVLHEDDKVIVLNKPAGLAVQGGSGLTRHIDQMLDAWTSPKGEKPRLVHRLDRDTSGVLVIARTRGAAQKLTAAFRERDTKKTYWSLVRGVPRKHEDKISTWLVKEATADGDRMRIAKHGEEGADHAVSYYRVIETAAQNLAWLEMEPYTGRTHQLRVHALHIGHPIIGDPKYFIDDPNWDFPGGIQKRLHLHARHIDIPHPSGGRLRITAPLPPHMVQTWNLLGLDLAGAERDDE
- a CDS encoding HAD-IA family hydrolase, which produces MKLILFDCDGTLVDSAALIHEVMARTFVQFGHRRPDVSSTKSIIGLTLDIAIARMQGKPHVDDEAIAMTAHYKSIYMDVRQEAGMDVPLFAGIKPMIDTLVARDDILIGAVTGKSRRGLVNVLETHGLTPHFIVSRTADDCPSKPHPAMVRECCDEAGMNAADAIVIGDAIYDMQMAKAAGARAIGVSWGYASVDDLIAAGADTIAHHPNDVLDHF
- a CDS encoding ATP12 family chaperone protein codes for the protein MRDLLNDHSEGLSHPDPIRRAQIQMKKPLPKRFYKNVSVAERDEGFAIELDGKVVRTPAKQVLAVPGRAVADLVAAEWDAQAEIIDPATMPVTRLVNTALDGVATDTQAVFEDILRFSSSDLLCYRAEGPELLVQRQTARWDPVLDWVANDLGARFILIEGVMHHEQPREAVAAFGVTLRRHDSALALASLHTITTLTGSALLALAFAERHLTMDEVWSLAHLDEDWTIEHWGSDEEAELRRAKRFEEFKAAAEVFLALKA
- a CDS encoding acyl-CoA carboxylase subunit beta, giving the protein MKEVLDELERRREIARQGGGHTRIEAQHKRGKLTARERIDLFLDEGSFEEFDMFVEHRSTDFGMDKSRIAGDGVVTGWGTVNGRTVFVFAKDFTVFGGSLSEAHAEKIMKVQDMALKNRAPIVGIYDAGGARIQEGVAALGGYAEVFQRNVLASGVIPQISVIMGPCAGGDVYSPAMTDFIFMVRDTSYMFVTGPDVVKTVTNETVTSEELGGAFVHTTRSSIADGAYDNDVDTLLQVRRLIDFLPLSNTSPVPEIECYQSVTDGDKSLDTLIPANTNKPYDIKELIHKVADEGDFFEIQASFAKNIVCGFGRIEGSTVGFVANQPMVLAGVLDSDASRKAARFVRFCDCFNIPIVTFVDVPGFLPGTAQEYGGLIKHGAKLLFAYAEATVPKLTVITRKAFGGAYDVMASKHLRGDLNYAWPTAQIAVMGAKGAVEIIFRKDIADPEKIAAHTKMYEDRFLSPFVAAERGYIDEVIMPHSTRRRLARGLKMLRNKDLSNPWKKHDNIPL
- a CDS encoding DoxX family protein, which encodes MSASERLSAYQPYALAALRIITALLFIEHGTMKLFEFPIPQGEGGPLPPLMLVAALLEFVGGLAILVGFLTRPVALILSGEMAVAYFMAHAPLGFYPSVNQGESAILYCFVFLFLVFAGAGTFSVDKRNA
- a CDS encoding DMT family transporter, which translates into the protein MAWFLLFLAGLFECGWAIGLKYTDGFTRPMPTVLTVISMVISIVLLGLAVKSLPIGTAYAVWTGIGTVGTVLLGIWLLSDPVTASRLGCIALIVAGIAGLKFTA
- the fghA gene encoding S-formylglutathione hydrolase; this encodes MNIISQATAFGGMQGVFSDGSEACKCEMTFAVFVPPKAITEPCPVLWYLSGLTCTHANVMEKGEYRRMAAELGLIIVCPDTSPRGNDVPDELTNWQMGKGAGFYLDATEEPWAENYQMYTYITEELPALIGKQFRADMSRQGIFGHSMGGHGALTIALRNPDRFKSCSAFAPIVEPSTADWSAPAFEKYLGSDRAAWRKYDAVALVSDGARFPEFLIDQGEADGFLENGLRPWLFEEAVKGTDIKLTLRLHQRYDHSYYFISTFMDGHLKWHAERLG
- a CDS encoding YaiI/YqxD family protein, whose translation is MIYVDADACPVKSEILKVAERHGLEVTFVANSGLRPSREPTIHNVIVSSAFDAADNWIAEHAGAGDVVVTADVPLAVRCVATGALVSGPTGRVFDDTNIGMASAMRDLGAHLRETGESKGYNAAFSPKDRSRFLETFDRLCRRAKAATPGTGDQK
- a CDS encoding GNAT family N-acetyltransferase, which codes for MNELSAHELYDLLKMRVDVFVVEQNCPYPELDGKDAEALHLRLMDGAQLLASARILKPHRPEDATQIGRVVVSPSHRGKRLGEALVKEAVLACERLLPANPIALSAQGHLRRFYESFGFAATSEEYLEDGIPHIDMIRPLQPGGTAS